In the Streptomyces formicae genome, one interval contains:
- a CDS encoding ATP-binding protein — MLYGRDDETARLAELLVRARQGASAALVLRGEAGIGKTELLEHAAALATAHGTRVLRATGIEAESELPFAGLHLLLHRATDRIDDLPRPQADALRAALGLAPSPSAGADRFLVGLAVLTLLADLAEPVRPKESGQPLAEGADGGSVLCLVDDAHWLDRASADALLFAARRLTADGIVMLFAARDAHAPPFPAQGLPELRLTGLDEGAASELLAAHAGDLPRHVRDQIRAESAGNPLALRELPAAQREGRMSAYDYRLGALPSHSRLLATFADRVGALPRATRLLLVVAAAEGTGDLAVTASAASALGASVTDLEPAERKELIGVDGGRFAFRHPLVRAAAYRGAPVGDRIAAHRALADALPRVGNVDRRAWHLAAATTEPDEYVAAALEETAEHARERGGYAAVAAACERAAQLSPEGDHRARRLALAASAAADAGQHERAAELALRVAPHLTDPAVLAHLAQARAVLAREQGRLDTAGAVLLDAAAGIAPHAPGTAAFMAYEAMAAAWHSGHRQAIEETGDRLAGLGLKAPIDALPEAPPYLAAAEGLARLAAGDPGAGLAPLRALFETLRTPRQGQGHTLRERVSIASWFAPLAEVRTGNDLVAELERDCRDQGALGPLPLVLLLRTRTRILLGRHGCALAGADEGLRIAEDTGQPYYARQLRGALAHLAALDGDEERCRDLAGRGSDPRQTLPGLEWGALAVGLLELGNGRYEAALRVYEDVAASPSGHTVAVLYGVPDRVEAAVRTGRAASVRELAADFGAWAGHTGAAWARALAARCRALLAPEAAAGAVYEEALALHADDGRPFERARTELLLGEWLRRAGRRSEARTPLRSALDTFELLAAAPWAERARAELRATGESRARRGGDLAPLEHLTPQERQVVRLAATGMTNRDIGAQLFLSPRTVGYHLYNAYPKLGVASRGELAGLDFSDEREEAA, encoded by the coding sequence ATGCTCTACGGACGCGACGACGAGACCGCTCGGCTGGCTGAGCTGCTGGTACGTGCCCGGCAGGGCGCGAGCGCCGCGCTCGTCCTGCGCGGCGAGGCCGGTATCGGGAAGACGGAGCTGCTCGAGCACGCCGCCGCGCTGGCGACGGCGCACGGCACCCGCGTCCTGCGTGCCACCGGCATCGAGGCGGAGAGCGAACTCCCCTTCGCGGGGCTGCATCTGCTCCTGCATCGCGCCACCGACCGGATCGACGACCTCCCGCGGCCGCAGGCCGACGCGCTGCGGGCGGCGCTCGGGCTCGCGCCGAGCCCGAGCGCCGGTGCCGACCGTTTCCTCGTCGGCCTCGCCGTCCTCACCCTCCTCGCGGACCTCGCGGAACCTGTGCGGCCCAAGGAGTCCGGGCAGCCCCTGGCGGAAGGTGCGGACGGCGGCTCGGTCCTCTGTCTCGTTGACGACGCCCACTGGCTCGACCGGGCCTCCGCCGACGCCCTGCTCTTCGCGGCCCGGCGCCTCACCGCCGACGGCATCGTCATGCTGTTCGCCGCCCGCGACGCGCACGCCCCGCCGTTCCCCGCGCAGGGCCTGCCCGAGCTGCGGCTCACCGGGCTCGACGAAGGGGCCGCGAGCGAGCTGCTCGCCGCGCACGCGGGGGATCTGCCCCGCCACGTACGCGATCAGATCCGGGCGGAATCGGCCGGCAACCCGCTCGCCCTGCGCGAGCTGCCCGCCGCCCAGCGGGAGGGCCGGATGTCCGCGTACGACTACCGGTTGGGCGCGCTGCCCAGCCACTCCCGCCTCCTTGCGACGTTCGCCGACCGCGTCGGCGCGCTGCCGCGCGCGACCCGCCTCCTGCTGGTCGTCGCGGCCGCCGAGGGGACCGGGGACCTCGCGGTGACCGCGTCCGCGGCGAGCGCCCTCGGCGCCTCCGTCACCGATCTGGAGCCCGCCGAACGCAAGGAGCTGATCGGCGTCGACGGCGGCCGGTTCGCCTTCCGGCACCCCCTCGTCCGCGCGGCCGCCTACCGCGGCGCGCCGGTCGGCGACCGCATCGCCGCCCACCGCGCGCTCGCCGACGCGCTGCCCCGCGTCGGCAACGTGGACCGCCGCGCCTGGCATCTGGCCGCCGCCACGACCGAGCCCGACGAGTACGTCGCCGCCGCCCTGGAGGAGACCGCCGAGCACGCCCGCGAGCGCGGTGGCTACGCGGCCGTCGCCGCGGCCTGCGAACGTGCGGCCCAGCTCAGCCCGGAGGGCGACCACCGCGCCCGGCGCCTCGCGCTCGCCGCGTCGGCCGCCGCGGACGCGGGCCAGCACGAGCGTGCCGCGGAACTCGCCCTGCGCGTCGCCCCGCACCTCACCGACCCCGCCGTCCTCGCGCACCTCGCCCAGGCTCGCGCCGTCCTCGCCCGCGAGCAGGGCAGGCTCGACACCGCAGGTGCCGTGCTCCTGGACGCGGCCGCCGGGATCGCCCCGCACGCGCCGGGGACAGCGGCGTTCATGGCGTACGAGGCGATGGCGGCGGCCTGGCACTCCGGGCACCGGCAGGCCATCGAGGAGACCGGTGACCGGCTGGCCGGGCTCGGCCTGAAGGCGCCGATCGACGCGCTGCCCGAAGCGCCGCCCTATCTGGCCGCGGCCGAGGGCCTCGCCCGGCTCGCGGCGGGCGACCCGGGGGCCGGACTCGCGCCGCTGCGCGCGCTGTTCGAGACGCTGCGGACCCCCCGCCAGGGCCAGGGGCACACCCTGCGCGAACGGGTCTCGATCGCCTCCTGGTTCGCGCCGCTCGCCGAGGTGCGGACCGGCAACGACCTCGTGGCCGAGCTGGAGCGCGACTGCCGCGACCAGGGCGCGCTCGGTCCGCTGCCCCTCGTACTGCTGCTGCGCACGCGCACCCGGATCCTGCTGGGCAGGCACGGCTGTGCGCTGGCCGGCGCGGACGAGGGGCTGCGGATCGCCGAGGACACCGGACAGCCGTACTACGCACGGCAGTTGAGAGGCGCCCTCGCCCATCTCGCGGCGCTCGACGGCGACGAGGAGCGCTGCCGCGACCTCGCGGGCCGGGGCAGCGATCCGCGCCAGACGCTGCCGGGACTGGAGTGGGGCGCGCTGGCCGTCGGCCTCCTGGAGCTGGGCAACGGCAGGTACGAGGCGGCGCTGCGCGTGTACGAGGACGTCGCGGCGAGCCCGTCGGGCCACACGGTCGCCGTCCTGTACGGCGTGCCGGACCGGGTCGAGGCGGCCGTACGCACCGGACGGGCCGCCTCCGTGCGGGAGTTGGCGGCGGACTTCGGCGCGTGGGCCGGACACACGGGCGCGGCATGGGCACGCGCCCTCGCCGCCCGCTGCCGTGCGCTGCTCGCCCCCGAGGCGGCGGCGGGCGCGGTGTACGAGGAGGCGCTCGCCCTGCACGCCGACGACGGCCGCCCCTTCGAACGGGCCCGCACCGAGCTGCTCCTCGGGGAGTGGCTGCGCCGCGCGGGCCGCAGGAGCGAAGCCCGTACACCGCTGCGCTCCGCCCTGGACACCTTCGAGCTCCTGGCGGCCGCGCCCTGGGCCGAGCGGGCCCGCGCCGAACTGCGGGCCACCGGTGAGAGCCGGGCGCGGCGCGGCGGCGACCTGGCACCCCTGGAGCACCTCACCCCCCAGGAACGCCAGGTGGTGCGGCTCGCGGCGACCGGCATGACCAACCGGGACATCGGCGCCCAGCTGTTCCTCTCGCCCCGGACCGTGGGCTACCACCTCTACAACGCCTACCCGAAGCTGGGCGTGGCCTCGCGCGGCGAGCTGGCCGGGCTCGACTTCAGCGACGAACGCGAGGAGGCGGCCTGA
- a CDS encoding ATP-binding cassette domain-containing protein, protein MTSTYAVLSEGLEKRYGSGDSAVRALRGLDLAIAEGTVCGLLGPNGAGKTTAVRVLTTLQTPDAGTARVAGHDVLREPEAVRRHIGVTGQYASVDGDLTGRENLRLFAKLLRAPRTRADELLEEFGLGDAAGRPARTYSGGMRRRLDLAASLLVRPRVLFLDEPTTGLDPHSRNGIWDAVRKLAAEGTTVLLTTQYLEEADQLADDIVLIDEGRAAHRGTPAELKAQIGSYAEVVVAEDEALSAAAVVLDQLTGAEPVLRAEERTVGVVSLDPSLTLPRLVRELDAAGVPVVDASLRVPTLDDVFLRLVS, encoded by the coding sequence ATGACTTCTACGTACGCTGTACTTAGTGAAGGTCTGGAGAAGCGCTACGGCTCCGGCGATTCCGCCGTGCGGGCCCTGCGCGGCCTGGATCTCGCCATCGCCGAAGGCACCGTCTGCGGGCTGCTCGGCCCCAACGGCGCGGGCAAGACGACCGCCGTCCGCGTGCTCACCACCCTCCAGACGCCGGACGCGGGCACGGCGCGGGTCGCGGGGCATGACGTGCTGCGCGAACCGGAGGCGGTACGACGCCACATCGGTGTCACCGGGCAGTACGCCTCGGTCGACGGCGACCTCACGGGGCGGGAGAACCTCCGGCTCTTCGCCAAGCTGCTGCGGGCGCCGCGCACGCGTGCCGACGAGCTCCTGGAGGAGTTCGGCCTCGGCGACGCCGCGGGGCGTCCCGCGCGGACGTACTCCGGCGGCATGCGGCGCCGCCTCGACCTCGCGGCGAGCCTCCTCGTCCGGCCCCGGGTGCTCTTCCTCGACGAGCCGACCACCGGCCTCGATCCGCACAGCAGGAACGGCATCTGGGACGCCGTGCGGAAGCTGGCGGCCGAGGGCACGACCGTGCTGCTCACCACCCAGTACCTGGAGGAGGCCGATCAACTCGCCGACGACATCGTGCTGATCGACGAGGGACGGGCCGCGCACCGGGGGACGCCCGCGGAGCTCAAGGCACAGATCGGGAGCTATGCGGAGGTGGTCGTGGCGGAGGACGAGGCGCTGTCCGCGGCCGCGGTCGTGCTGGACCAGCTGACCGGTGCGGAGCCGGTTCTCCGTGCGGAGGAGCGGACCGTGGGCGTGGTGTCGCTCGATCCCTCGCTGACGCTGCCTCGGCTCGTGCGGGAGCTCGATGCCGCGGGGGTTCCTGTCGTCGACGCGAGTCTGCGGGTTCCGACGCTTGATGACGTCTTTCTGCGGCTTGTTTCTTGA
- a CDS encoding TetR/AcrR family transcriptional regulator: MAGRAATPEVIWARPERAGRGPKPAYSRADIAAAAVRIADADGADAVSMRRVAGELGCGTMSLYNYVPRKEDLYELMVDAVSAEYELPAGPGAADWRAEILALARQTRDMMRRHPWLARVMSPLYGCSPNALRFLEHCLTVLEGLDVPSGTKMELIGMVNGSVMTYVANESAMADHARSLPWSEEQEQAARFAYLAGQVGGGAYPRLAAAFAQGPAPGTPDEIFERMLNRLLDSFAGAGGAG; the protein is encoded by the coding sequence ATGGCGGGCCGAGCGGCCACTCCCGAAGTGATCTGGGCGCGCCCCGAGCGTGCGGGCCGCGGCCCCAAGCCCGCGTACAGCAGGGCGGACATCGCGGCGGCCGCCGTCCGCATCGCCGACGCGGACGGCGCCGACGCGGTCTCCATGCGGCGCGTGGCGGGTGAGCTGGGCTGCGGCACCATGTCGCTCTACAACTACGTGCCGCGCAAGGAAGACCTGTACGAGCTGATGGTCGACGCGGTCAGCGCCGAGTATGAGCTGCCCGCGGGCCCCGGGGCCGCCGACTGGCGCGCGGAGATCCTCGCGCTCGCCCGCCAGACGCGCGACATGATGCGCCGTCACCCCTGGCTGGCGCGCGTCATGTCACCGCTCTACGGATGCAGCCCGAACGCCCTGCGCTTCCTGGAGCACTGCCTGACCGTCCTCGAAGGGCTCGACGTCCCCTCGGGCACCAAGATGGAACTGATCGGCATGGTCAACGGCTCGGTCATGACGTACGTGGCCAACGAGTCCGCCATGGCCGACCACGCCAGGTCCCTGCCGTGGTCGGAGGAGCAGGAACAGGCCGCCCGGTTCGCCTACCTCGCGGGCCAGGTCGGCGGCGGCGCCTACCCACGCCTCGCCGCCGCGTTCGCGCAGGGCCCCGCGCCGGGCACCCCGGACGAGATCTTCGAGCGGATGCTCAACCGGCTCCTCGACTCCTTCGCGGGGGCGGGCGGGGCGGGCTGA
- a CDS encoding ABC transporter permease: MTDLVHDSGAMFGRHLRRIKHAPAIPIMTQTMSIVFLLFFGYVFGSALAMPGSDYRAFLVPGMLVATAANGIMTGMFTAAQDSHRGVMDRLRTLPISRAAVPFGQAVADLATTAAGLVPLMLVGLAMGWRIEGGVLEAVGAFGLLLLFRFASTWIGILLGLVSRSEEAAGQLGGATFMLPLLSNAYLPTEGLPGWLRTVAEWNPISAVATAVRDLCGNAPVPADAAWPVAHPVAGSIAWSLVLLALCVPLAVRRCTRGDR, from the coding sequence ATGACTGACCTCGTCCACGACAGCGGGGCCATGTTCGGTCGACACTTGCGGCGCATCAAGCACGCGCCCGCGATCCCGATCATGACCCAGACGATGTCCATTGTCTTCCTGCTCTTCTTCGGCTACGTCTTCGGTAGCGCGCTCGCGATGCCCGGCTCCGACTACCGCGCGTTCCTCGTGCCCGGCATGCTCGTGGCGACCGCCGCCAACGGCATCATGACCGGGATGTTCACGGCCGCCCAGGACTCCCACCGCGGGGTGATGGACCGGCTGCGGACCCTGCCGATCAGCCGGGCCGCCGTGCCGTTCGGGCAGGCCGTCGCCGATCTGGCGACGACCGCCGCGGGCCTCGTGCCGCTGATGCTCGTGGGGCTCGCGATGGGGTGGCGGATCGAGGGCGGGGTGCTCGAAGCGGTCGGCGCCTTCGGCCTGTTGCTGCTCTTCCGCTTCGCCAGCACCTGGATCGGCATCCTGCTCGGGCTCGTCTCACGGAGCGAGGAGGCGGCGGGGCAGCTGGGCGGCGCGACCTTCATGCTGCCGCTGCTCTCGAACGCCTACCTGCCCACCGAAGGGCTGCCGGGCTGGCTGCGCACCGTCGCCGAGTGGAATCCGATCAGCGCGGTCGCCACGGCGGTACGGGACCTGTGCGGCAACGCGCCCGTACCCGCGGATGCCGCGTGGCCGGTGGCGCATCCCGTGGCGGGGTCGATCGCGTGGTCCCTCGTGCTGCTCGCGCTCTGCGTGCCGCTCGCGGTCCGGCGTTGCACACGGGGAGATCGGTGA
- a CDS encoding tetratricopeptide repeat protein has protein sequence MSTARRAARTAGVVVALAAALTGGAIVLGGGAGAGRPPAVAGPAVPTVLPRDGDLDRGVAALRAHLRAQPKDFVSWATLGTAHVEQARTRGDPALYDAADRAIDRSLKLRPGNDAALAGRAAVAAARHDFHGALRHASAALAENPYNERALASRIDALVELGQYDAAARAADTADARRPGVPVFTRYAYVRELRGDVTTARRVLERALAGATAPGDVAYVSTALGQLAWRQGDYATALRRCGAALRADAAYLPALECRARARAARGDTAAAIADLRDVVARQPLPGPVLALGELYEARGERRRAREQYRLVDAWVALARAHGVDADLDTALAAADHGDGAAALRAARAEWARRRTVHTADALAWALHVNGHDEEALRYAHRATATGFDEATFLYHRGIIEHATGHTTAAERSLRAALRKNPGFSPLGAPAAREALREMGGGS, from the coding sequence TTGAGCACGGCACGCCGCGCGGCGCGTACCGCCGGGGTCGTCGTGGCCCTGGCGGCCGCCCTCACGGGAGGTGCCATCGTGCTCGGCGGCGGCGCGGGGGCCGGTCGGCCCCCCGCCGTCGCCGGTCCCGCCGTGCCGACCGTCCTGCCCAGGGACGGCGACCTGGACCGGGGCGTGGCCGCCCTGCGGGCCCATCTGCGCGCCCAGCCGAAGGACTTCGTCTCCTGGGCGACGCTGGGCACGGCCCACGTCGAACAGGCCCGCACACGCGGCGACCCGGCGCTCTACGACGCGGCCGACCGCGCCATCGACCGGTCCCTGAAGCTGCGCCCCGGCAACGACGCGGCGCTCGCGGGGCGCGCAGCGGTGGCCGCCGCCCGGCACGATTTCCACGGGGCACTGCGGCACGCGTCGGCCGCGCTCGCCGAAAACCCCTACAACGAGCGGGCGTTGGCCTCCCGCATCGACGCCCTGGTCGAACTCGGTCAGTACGACGCGGCGGCCCGCGCGGCCGACACGGCGGACGCACGGCGGCCCGGGGTGCCGGTGTTCACGCGCTACGCGTACGTACGGGAGCTGCGCGGGGACGTCACGACCGCCCGGCGCGTCCTGGAGCGGGCCCTCGCCGGCGCGACGGCACCGGGGGACGTGGCGTACGTGTCGACGGCGCTCGGCCAACTCGCCTGGCGCCAGGGCGACTACGCGACCGCGCTCCGGCGCTGCGGGGCCGCGCTGCGGGCCGACGCCGCGTATCTGCCCGCCCTGGAGTGCCGGGCCAGGGCGCGGGCGGCACGCGGCGACACGGCGGCGGCCATCGCCGACCTGCGCGACGTGGTGGCCCGCCAGCCGCTGCCGGGCCCCGTGCTCGCGCTCGGCGAGCTGTACGAGGCGCGGGGCGAGCGGCGGCGGGCCCGCGAGCAGTACCGCCTCGTGGACGCCTGGGTGGCGCTCGCCCGCGCACACGGCGTCGACGCGGACCTGGACACGGCACTGGCCGCGGCCGACCACGGGGACGGGGCGGCGGCGCTGCGGGCGGCACGGGCGGAGTGGGCGCGCCGCAGGACGGTCCACACGGCCGACGCGCTCGCCTGGGCGCTGCACGTCAACGGCCACGACGAGGAGGCCCTGCGCTACGCCCACCGCGCCACGGCCACCGGCTTCGACGAGGCGACGTTCCTCTACCACCGAGGAATCATCGAACACGCCACCGGCCACACGACCGCGGCAGAACGCTCCCTGCGGGCGGCGCTGCGCAAGAACCCGGGGTTCTCACCCCTGGGGGCACCAGCGGCACGCGAGGCGCTGCGGGAGATGGGGGGCGGGTCATGA
- a CDS encoding nickel transporter, with translation MRLKARRRTRGAGAARRRWGVRWGLRWGCVVGVGFLVWGLGGGAAFAHPLGNFTVSRYDGLVAEPGRLRVEHVEDLAEIPATQAAPRIRDVGRARWARERCRAAAGDTRVDVDGRRAALRVRDARVRVRPGQAGLDTLRVECVLTAPLPRGTAVELRFSGGASETGGWREVTARGDRMTLARSDVPEESPSQRLTRYPKELQSDPPATATAALRIVPGGPALGAERQAPGASVLPRGADRWTRALTGLVGRHRLTPGFAALALGTALLLGALHALAPGHGKTLMAAAAAARGRATARDVLPLAASVTVTHTLGVLALGLLVSGGSAAGPSVVAWLGVTSGVLVTGAGVLLVRRAWRRRRTSGSNHSHHHHEHPHPHPHPPTHPHPHPHDHSPPRPHPHRHDKAPGTGVRGALFLGFAGGLVPSPSAVVVLVGAAALGAAWFGLLLVVAYGAGLALTLTAAGFLVVRAGALASGRLGGAVPAGLRRITARFLPLGSACVVLALGCGLVFKGAATALG, from the coding sequence ATGAGGCTCAAGGCGCGGCGACGTACGCGAGGGGCGGGAGCCGCGCGGAGGCGGTGGGGGGTTCGGTGGGGCCTTCGGTGGGGGTGTGTGGTGGGGGTGGGGTTCCTGGTGTGGGGGCTCGGCGGGGGTGCCGCTTTCGCGCATCCCTTGGGGAACTTCACCGTCAGCCGGTACGACGGGCTCGTCGCCGAGCCGGGGCGGTTGCGGGTCGAGCACGTGGAGGACCTCGCCGAGATTCCCGCCACCCAGGCCGCGCCGCGCATCCGCGACGTGGGCAGGGCGCGTTGGGCGCGGGAGCGGTGCCGGGCCGCCGCCGGGGACACGCGGGTCGACGTGGACGGGCGGCGCGCGGCGCTCCGGGTGCGGGACGCCCGCGTCCGCGTACGGCCGGGCCAGGCGGGCCTGGACACCCTGCGCGTGGAGTGCGTCCTGACCGCTCCCCTGCCCCGCGGCACCGCCGTCGAACTCCGGTTCAGCGGTGGTGCATCCGAGACCGGCGGCTGGCGTGAGGTCACGGCTCGCGGCGACCGGATGACGCTCGCCCGCTCCGACGTGCCCGAGGAATCCCCCTCACAGCGGCTCACCCGCTATCCCAAGGAGCTCCAGTCCGACCCGCCCGCGACCGCGACCGCCGCGCTGCGGATCGTCCCCGGCGGCCCCGCACTCGGCGCCGAGCGGCAGGCGCCGGGTGCCTCCGTGCTGCCGCGCGGCGCCGACCGATGGACGCGGGCGCTCACCGGACTCGTCGGCCGGCACCGGCTCACCCCGGGCTTCGCCGCCCTCGCGCTCGGCACCGCCCTGCTCCTCGGCGCCCTGCACGCGCTCGCGCCGGGCCACGGCAAGACGCTGATGGCCGCCGCGGCGGCCGCCCGAGGCCGTGCGACCGCGCGGGACGTGCTGCCGCTGGCCGCGTCGGTGACGGTCACGCACACCCTGGGCGTGCTCGCGCTCGGCCTCCTGGTGAGCGGGGGTTCGGCCGCGGGGCCCTCGGTCGTCGCCTGGCTCGGCGTGACGAGCGGCGTGCTCGTCACGGGTGCGGGCGTCCTCCTCGTCCGCAGGGCATGGCGCCGTCGGCGTACGAGCGGCTCGAACCACTCGCACCACCACCACGAGCACCCGCACCCCCACCCACATCCCCCTACGCACCCGCACCCCCACCCTCATGACCACTCTCCCCCGCGCCCCCACCCCCACCGGCACGACAAGGCCCCCGGCACCGGCGTGCGCGGCGCCCTCTTCCTCGGGTTCGCGGGCGGGCTCGTGCCCAGTCCCTCCGCCGTCGTCGTGCTGGTCGGCGCCGCCGCGCTCGGTGCGGCCTGGTTCGGTCTGCTGCTCGTGGTGGCGTACGGCGCGGGGCTCGCCCTGACGCTGACGGCGGCCGGGTTCCTCGTGGTCCGCGCGGGGGCCCTCGCGAGCGGACGGCTCGGCGGCGCGGTGCCCGCGGGGCTCCGACGGATCACCGCGCGGTTCCTGCCGCTCGGTTCGGCCTGCGTGGTGCTCGCCCTCGGGTGCGGATTGGTGTTCAAGGGGGCCGCAACGGCGCTCGGTTGA
- a CDS encoding DUF4331 domain-containing protein, with product MTAIARTGTGWRGLAALVCGALAAGGLTAAGVSALGPGAAEASSHREAPLISGQPQYDNTDVYAFVSPDKPDTTTLVANWIPFEEPAGGPNFYLYPEDARYDIHVDSDGDAQGDLIYRWTFDTKVKNKDTFLYNTDQVTSLDDPDLNITQTYDIDLLKLDDQKIVSTKKIADDLPVAPSNVGRASMPDYKKLRDQAVRQVSGGGTSYVGQADDPFFLDLRVFDLLYGGNLSEVGRDTLKGYNVNTVALQVPSADLRRSAKQPTVGIWSTTQRKNAQGDWTQVSRLGNPLVNEVVVPLRDKDRFNASSPWKDADFLTYVQRPELARLLEKIYGIKAADEPRKDLVSVFLTGVKGLNQPPGVRPAEALRLNTSVKPSADPKRLGVLDGDNAGFPNGRRLTDDVVDIELQAVAGELVGNKNDLGDAVNANDQAFGGTFPYLALPTAGSRGPLAGKGGQDGKDSASGSSARDALVGGSFERATPADGTDDAVLIGSAAAGAAGVLLVGLGLLWWRRRGRAT from the coding sequence ATGACAGCAATCGCCAGGACCGGGACGGGGTGGCGCGGGCTCGCCGCCCTCGTCTGCGGCGCGCTGGCCGCCGGGGGGCTCACGGCCGCCGGGGTGAGCGCACTGGGTCCGGGGGCCGCCGAGGCCTCGAGCCACCGGGAGGCCCCGCTGATCTCGGGGCAGCCCCAGTACGACAACACGGACGTGTACGCGTTCGTCAGCCCCGACAAGCCGGACACCACGACGCTCGTGGCGAACTGGATCCCCTTCGAGGAACCCGCGGGAGGACCCAACTTCTACCTCTACCCCGAGGACGCCCGGTACGACATCCACGTCGACAGCGACGGCGACGCGCAGGGCGACCTGATCTACCGGTGGACGTTCGACACCAAGGTCAAGAACAAGGACACCTTCCTCTACAACACCGACCAGGTGACGAGCCTCGACGACCCCGACCTCAACATCACGCAGACGTACGACATCGATCTGCTCAAGCTCGACGACCAGAAGATCGTCTCCACCAAGAAGATCGCCGACGACCTGCCGGTCGCGCCGTCGAACGTCGGCAGGGCGTCGATGCCCGACTACAAGAAGCTCCGCGACCAGGCGGTGCGTCAGGTCTCGGGCGGCGGGACCTCCTACGTGGGGCAGGCCGACGATCCCTTCTTCCTGGATCTGCGGGTCTTCGACCTGCTGTACGGCGGGAACCTCTCCGAGGTCGGCAGGGACACGCTCAAGGGTTACAACGTGAACACCGTGGCGCTTCAGGTGCCCAGCGCCGACCTGCGCCGGTCCGCGAAGCAGCCGACCGTCGGCATCTGGTCGACGACGCAGCGCAAGAACGCCCAGGGCGACTGGACGCAGGTGTCGCGGCTCGGCAACCCGCTGGTCAACGAGGTGGTCGTGCCGCTGCGCGACAAGGACAGGTTCAACGCGTCCTCGCCCTGGAAGGACGCCGACTTCCTGACGTACGTGCAGCGCCCCGAGCTGGCCAGGCTCCTGGAGAAGATCTACGGGATCAAGGCCGCCGACGAGCCCCGCAAGGACCTGGTCTCCGTCTTCCTGACCGGGGTGAAGGGGCTCAACCAGCCGCCCGGCGTGCGCCCCGCGGAGGCGCTGCGCCTCAACACCTCCGTCAAGCCCAGCGCCGACCCCAAGCGGCTCGGCGTCCTGGACGGCGACAACGCGGGCTTCCCGAACGGGCGGCGGCTCACCGACGACGTCGTCGACATCGAGCTGCAGGCCGTCGCGGGTGAACTGGTCGGCAACAAGAACGACTTGGGCGACGCGGTGAACGCCAACGACCAGGCGTTCGGCGGGACCTTCCCGTATCTGGCGCTGCCCACGGCCGGATCCCGCGGACCGCTTGCGGGCAAGGGCGGCCAGGACGGCAAGGACAGCGCGTCCGGCAGCTCCGCGCGCGACGCGCTCGTCGGCGGCTCCTTCGAGCGGGCCACCCCGGCGGACGGCACCGACGACGCCGTTCTGATCGGCTCCGCCGCGGCGGGCGCCGCCGGTGTGCTCCTCGTGGGGCTCGGCCTCCTGTGGTGGCGCAGGCGGGGGCGGGCCACTTGA